A portion of the Caenorhabditis elegans chromosome III genome contains these proteins:
- the C38C10.3 gene encoding uncharacterized protein (Confirmed by transcript evidence) produces MDSTMTNYMGQENLPPALKLINDKSYQYSTHKHNIETSNDGTLHSYTIVLSREPLESPTSYNKYQKNVEPVQKENQKPKDLNKMTAGPHIAVKNSSGLVSQISSTTSSERKRRTLARPSSSSESDLKVGNIQQSNQYFTLPSVMKPSALSTEDPKKVIVQSNTSSSSMSDASSKKSLPTYTYLSGHTTGSARYVTMVNVKFLLLHCDVLQRRAQSMFTDEFPSDCRLEEVVINFHQLCCRQLLDQNFNPRLSYCIGELNYSDSKPVSANDMSKTLAQLATTQSIAQLSIIVDVTEKNMKLK; encoded by the exons ATGGATTCGACCATGACCAATTACATGGG TCAAGAGAATCTTCCTCCTGCATTGAAGCTAATCAATGATAAGAGTTATCAATATTCGACACATAAGCATAATATTGAAACTTCTAACG ATGGAACTCTTCACTCATACACCATCGTCCTTTCACGTGAACCACTGGAATCTCCGACATCTTACAacaaatatcagaaaaacGTGGAACCCGTTCAAAAGGAGAACCAAAAGCCGAAGGATCTGAACAAGATGACTGCAGGACCACATATTGCTGTCAAGAATTCATCCGGTCTTGTCAGTCAGATCAGTAGTACTACATCGAGCGAGAGGAAAAGACGTACTCTGGCCAGACCGTCGAGTTCTTCGGAGAGTGATTTGAAAGTCGGAAATATTCAACAATCGAATCAGTATTTTACTCTTCCGTCGGTAATGAAGCCATCTGCACTTTCTACGGAAGATCCAAAGAAGGTGATTGTTCAATCGAATACTTCTTCTTCATCCATGTCTGATGCTTCTTCTAAGAAAAGTCTTCCGACTTATACATACTTATCGGGACATACGACAGGATCTGCTAGATACGTTACAATGGTTAATGTCAAGTTTCTGCTTCTTCATTGTGATGTACTCCAAAGACG TGCTCAGTCCATGTTTACTGACGAGTTTCCCTCGGACTGTCGTTTGGAAGAAGTTGTTATCAACTTCCATCAACTCTGTTGTCGCca acttcTTGATCAAAACTTCAATCCTCGTCTGTCGTATTGTATCGGAGAGCTCAACTACTCGGATTCCAAGCCAGTCTCAGCAAATGACATGAGCAAGACTTTGGCTCAATTGGCTACTACACAATCGATTGCTCAATTGTCAATCATTGTGGATGTTACTGAGAAGAATATGAAGTTGAAGTGA
- the gpr-2 gene encoding G-protein regulator 2 (Confirmed by transcript evidence), with protein MDVSYYDGPKDEVIEAMLKSAVTAMKLGQYEDGKGRLEDTMEFGTSNFQLLGTIYMYYGRVCRHLNHDAKALEFFEHELNMFKLIFNYPEACDSTRRIVQQALKMEKFSKARRFAEDLIDYTSNKKNGEKYIGQARILFASVCLEGCERDVESNQDEKKKLLSICAEQIAAVKLFNENNTEGAVSETKIMLIEAKCLSLDEKYEESRRKYQECIDFAIKTDQFEAVHIAYYDKALYAETYLLFFIIRDLRSALFYATKFGKERDVVKYKSKLSEEMLRNGEFHEAYLYGLEALVSIRKLGLNEHIGDVLLTIAKCLIALGKRRQAAYFIILGSVLTINQSSFKLFYEQIDVAMNQERSETATDQDACLAIDSSPDPTSSNDMINKFVVKLEHATNVETWEMIVNGIIEDQKKPVAIEKKENEEPVDMMDLIFSMSSRMDDQRTELSAARFIPPRPVSSASKKTTKSHRILPGLRANWTKVQSMKFDGHTMNRILKRSKKSKSSLDSTNSIQGDDTRSDDVTMTSK; from the exons ATGGACGTCTCTTATTATGATGGCCCTAAGGATGAAGTCATCGAAGCAATGCTGAAAAGCGCGGTGACGGCCATGAAATTGGGACAATACGAGGATGGAAAAGGACGCTTAGAGGACACAATGGAGTTCGGAACCTCCAATTTTCAACTGCTTGGTACAATCTACATGTATTACGGAAGAGTGTGCAGGCATTTGAACCACGACGCCAAGGCCTTGGAGTTTTTCGAACATGAGTTGAACATGTTCAA attgatcTTCAACTACCCAGAAGCATGTGATTCCACACGTCGCATCGTCCAGCAGGCActcaaaatggaaaagttcTCCAAGGCTCGACGGTTTGCTGAGGATCTCATTGATTACACCAGCAATAAGAAGAACGGAGAGAAGTATATCGGTCAAGCTCGAATTTTGTTCGCTTCCGTGTGCCTCGAAGGATGTGAAAGAGACGTCGAGAGTAATCaagatgagaagaagaagcttttGTCAATATGTGCTGAACAGATTGCAGCCGTGAAATTGTTCAACGAGAATAATACGGAAGGAGCTGTGTCTGAGACCAAAATTATGCTAATTGAGGCGAAATGCTTGTCACTCGACGAAAAATACGAGGAATCGCGTCGCAAGTATCAAGAATGCATCGATTTTGCCATCAAAACAGACCAGTTTGAAGCAGTTCACATCGCCTATTACGACAAGGCTCTCTATGCTGAGACATATCTTCTTTTCTTTATTATCAGAGATCTCAg AAGTGCTCTCTTCTACGCCACGAAATTCGGAAAAGAGCGAGATGTAGTCAAATATAAGTCGAAGCTATCCGAAGAGATGCTGAGAAATGGCGAATTCCACGAAGCATATCTCTACGGATTGGAAGCGCTTGTATCGATTCGGAAGCTTGGATTGAACGAACACATTGGAGATGTGTTGCTTACAATCGCAAAGTGTCTCATTGCACTTGGAAAAAGACGCCAAGCTGCTTATTTTATCATCTTGGGGAGTGTTCTGACCATCAACCAAAGCAGTTTCAAACTGTTCTACGAGCAGATCGACGTGGCGATGAATCAAGAGAGAAGCGAAACGGCAACTGATCAAGATGCATGCCTCGCAATTGATTCGTCTCCTGATCCGACATCCTCGAATGACATGATTAATAAGTTCGTCGTCAAACTGGAGCACGCAACAAATGTTGAAACCTGGGAAATGATTGTCAACGGAATCATTGAAGACCAGAAGAAACCAGTAGCGATCGAAAAGAAAGAGAACGAGGAACCCGTAGACATGATGGATCTCATTTTCAGTATGAGCTCGCGTATGGATGATCAGAGAACTGAACTGTCTGCTGCCAGATTCATTCCGC cTCGTCCAGTGTCATCGGCATCGAAAAAGACTACAAAGAGCCACAGAATTCTCCCTGGACTCCGTGCCAATTGGACAAAAGTGCAGTCGATGAAGTTCGATGGTCACACAATGAATAGGATCCTGAAGAGGTCGAAGAAAAGCAAATCGTCATTGGATTCTACAAATTCGATACAGGGCGATGATACTCGAAGCGATGATGTGACAATGACGTCCAAATAG
- the slc-17.2 gene encoding putative transporter slc-17.2 (Confirmed by transcript evidence), protein MEGATTKPRLVPSTRFALSLVMFFGCLVTYMMRTNMSFAVVCMVNENKTDTGVEKVSRCGKEMTPVESNSSVIGEFDWDKQTTGMVLSSFFYGYIGSQIIGGHLASRYGGKRVVFVTILGSALLTLLNPVAARTSEYALAILRAAIGFLQGATFPAMHTMWSVWGPPLELSVLTGVTYAGAQIGNVIVLPLSGFLCEYGFDGGWPSIFYIIGVFGVLWTAVWWYVSSDKPATHPRITPEEKQYIVTAVEASMGKDTGKVPSTPWIKILTSPAVWACWAGHFAGDWGAYTMLVSLPSFLKDVLGLNLSSLGAVASIPYIAYFLAINAGGVLADTLRSKGILSTLNTRRAAMLVALIGQGIFLVASGYCGCGQDVLVIIFITCGMAISGLQYAGFVVNYLEIAPPFSGTVMGTGNTISALAGIISPAVSSYLTPNGTQEEWQMVLWLTAGILTIGALLFSIFASGEVQPWAKLTAEEGHEMAPLREGEKIELATA, encoded by the exons ATGGAAGGGGCTACTACCAAACCGA GGCTGGTGCCATCCACGCGTTTTGCGTTGTCCTTGGTCATGTTTTTTGGATGTCTTGTCACCTACATGATGCGTACGAATATGTCGTTCGCAGTTGTTTGTATGGTTAATGAGAATAAGACGGACACAGGAGTGGAGAAGGTCTCTCGTTGTGGAAAGGAAATGACACCTGTGGAGAGCAACAGCTCG GTGATTGGAGAATTCGATTGGGACAAGCAAACAACTGGAATGGTTCTTTCATCGTTTTTCTATGGATACATTGGAAGTCAAATTATCGGAGGACATCTAGCTTCACGTTACGGAGGAAAGCGAGTAGTATTCGTGACGATTCTTGGATCTGCGCTCCTTACACTGCTAAATCCTGTCGCTGCCAGAACATCTGAATATGCTCTGGCTATTCTTCGTGCCGCAATCGGATTTCTTCAAGGAGCAACATTCCCTGCAATGCACACAATGTGGTCTGTATGGGGACCACCTCTGGAATTATCTGTCTTAACTGGAGTTACATATGCTGGCGCTCAAATCGGAAATGTAATTGTACTTCCACTCTCTGGATTCCTCTGCGAGTACGGATTTGATGGTGGCTGGCCGTCGATCTTCTACATCATTGGAGTTTTCGGTGTTCTCTGGACTGCTGTTTGGTGGTATGTTAGCTCTGACAAACCAGCTACCCATCCTCGAATTACACCTGAAGAAAAACAATACATCGTAACAGCCGTCGAGGCTTCAATGGGAAAAGATACTGGAAAAGTGCCATCAACTCCATGGATCAAAATTCTAACTTCTCCTGCAGTATGGGCTTGCTGGGCTGGACATTTTGCCGGTGATTGGGGAGCATACACGATGCTTGTATCTCTTCCATCATTCTTAAAGGATGTCCTTGGATTGAATCTTTCATCT cttgGCGCCGTTGCTTCCATTCCATACATTGCATACTTTTTGGCTATTAATGCAGGTGGAGTCCTTGCTGACACACTACGATCAAAGGGAATCCTCTCAACATTGAACACCAGAAGAGCTGCTATGCTGGTTGCTCTCATCGGACAGGGAATTTTCCTCGTGGCTTCAGGTTACTGTGGATGTGGACAAGAT GTCCTCGTCATAATCTTCATTACCTGCGGTATGGCTATTTCTGGCCTTCAGTATGCTGGATTTGTCGTGAACTACCTCGAAATCGCCCCACCATTCTCTGGAACAGTGATGGGAACTGGAAATACTATCTCCGCACTTGCTGGTATCATTTCACCAGCTGTCAGCAGCTACTTGACACCTAAT GGTACTCAAGAAGAATGGCAAATGGTTCTATGGTTGACTGCTGGAATTTTGACAATTGGAGCTCTGTTGTTCTCAATCTTTGCATCTGGAGAAGTACAACCATGGGCTAAGCTGACCGCCGAAGAAGGCCATGAGATGGCTCCACTTAGAGAAGGAGAAAAGATTGAATTGGCAACCGCCTaa
- the tkr-1 gene encoding putative G-protein coupled receptor tkr-1 (Confirmed by transcript evidence), whose product MNQEFLIQLGERACKNAENLTLPAELEGIFFCAPSSRESLATQVFVAIAFVLLMATAIIGNSVVMWIIYQHKVMHYGFNYFLFNMAFADLLIALFNVGTSWTYNLYYDWWYGDLCTLTSFFGIAPTTVSVCSMMALSWDRCQAVVNPLQKRPLSRKRSVIAILIIWVVSTVTALPFAIAASVNSLYTYDVVTSTVSKAHVCSAPVNTFFEKVLFGIQYALPIIILGSTFTRIAVAFRATNEATDSSLKNNHTRAKSKAVKMLFLMVVAFVVCWLPYHIYHAFALEEFFDAARGKYAYLLIYWIAMSSCAYNPIIYCFANERFRIGFRYVFRWIPVIDCKKEQYEYSQLFPDKMRSMAISLQKGRVNSSCLDKKVKENSSQDLVCVMHSEKNTKKYSKVHLLSCHER is encoded by the exons ATGAATCAAGAATTCTTAATTCAACTTGGCGAGCGTGCGtgtaaaaatgctgaaaatcttACTCTCCCTGCTGAACTCGAGGGAATATTCTTCTGTGCTCCAAGTTCCAGAGAATCATT agcaACTCAAGTATTTGTGGCAATTGCATTTGTCCTTCTGATGGCAACTGCAATAATTGGAAACTCTGTCGTGATGTGGATAATTTATCAACACAAAGTAATGCACTACGGCTTCaactattttcttttcaatatgGCATTCGCTGATCTTTTGATTGCTCTCTTCAATGTTGGTACTTCATGGACCTATAATTTATACTATGACTGGTGGTATGGTGATCTATGTACACTTACTTCCTTCTTCGGTATTGCACCAACTACCGTATCCGTGTGCTCAATGATGGCTCTCAGCTGGGATAG atgtcaAGCAGTCGTGAATCCTCTACAAAAACGTCCACTATCTCGAAAAAGATCCGTCATTGCTATTCTCATCATTTGGGTTGTTTCAACGGTTACTGCACTTCCGTTTGCAATTGCTGCATCT gtCAACTCTCTCTACACATATGACGTGGTTACATCAACTGTTTCAAAAGCTCACGTTTGTTCAGCACCAGTTAATACTTT ctttgaaaaAGTGCTCTTTGGGATTCAATATGCTCTACCTATAATCATTTTGGGATCAACGTTCACACGGATTGCCGTTGCATTTCGAGCAACAAATGAAGCCACTGACAGTAGTCTGAAGAACAATCACACACGCGCAAAGAGCAAG GCAGTAAAAATGCTCTTCCTAATGGTCGTTGCATTCGTTGTCTGCTGGCTTCCATACCACATTTATCACGCATTCGCTCTTGAAGAATTCTTCGATGCAGCTCGTGGAAAATATGCGTATTTGTTGATTTACTGGATTGCAATGTCTAGTTGTGCATACAATCcaattatttattgttttgcCAACGAAAG attcCGCATTGGCTTCCGGTACGTCTTCCGATGGATTCCAGTGATTGACTGCAAAAAGGAACAATATGAATATTCACAATTATTCCCGGATAAAATGAGAAGTATGGCTATTTCTTTGCAAAAAGGAAGAGTGAACTCTTCCTGTTTGGATAAAAAAGTCAAAGAGAATTCTTCTCAAG ATTTGGTTTGTGTGATGCATTCCGAGAAAAATAcgaagaaatattcaaaagtaCATCTTCTGAGTTGCCATGAACGGTGA